Proteins found in one Thermoanaerobaculia bacterium genomic segment:
- a CDS encoding glycosyltransferase family 39 protein, translating into MDEGHVLHPTEQLLRSGSWDPGYYGYPPLTFYLISVAAKGVDYFQSAVTTGRSLVEGIPSHDEVDTPAGPLYDILGPTELIVTGRLVMLLLGIGTVLVTGLLGGSLFGPRTGWVAALLVACCPSFVRRGSFVMVDTPTAFFAVLALYFVARYRRSARDVDDDAARSAHFLAFGAGLAGALAAASKYSAVVLVPVALIAVLVAAPTVSRAVRSAVALGAGFLTGLALGLPTLALRFHETVSALRIQTGLYEYWEATASYWQSAVQTYELGVPLLLCAAAGLWQMLRRREHRATAWTWLLFATLLTLPFLRYGFQPFRNLLPLCPLVAVAGAHFIVGAFGRPQGEKSSLRARSVGVLAAVAVALSFGAGLVRFHDGLV; encoded by the coding sequence GTGGATGAGGGCCATGTCCTCCACCCGACCGAGCAGCTCCTCCGAAGCGGCAGTTGGGACCCCGGCTATTACGGATACCCGCCCCTCACCTTCTACCTCATTTCCGTCGCAGCGAAGGGAGTGGACTACTTCCAGAGCGCAGTCACGACGGGCAGGTCGCTGGTGGAGGGCATTCCCTCCCACGACGAGGTCGATACCCCTGCTGGGCCGCTCTACGACATTCTCGGCCCGACCGAACTGATCGTGACCGGACGGCTCGTGATGCTCCTCCTGGGCATCGGCACGGTCCTCGTCACGGGTCTCCTCGGCGGAAGCCTCTTCGGGCCGCGGACGGGCTGGGTGGCGGCGCTGCTGGTCGCCTGCTGTCCGTCGTTCGTCCGGCGCGGCTCCTTTGTAATGGTCGACACGCCCACGGCGTTTTTCGCGGTGCTGGCGCTCTATTTCGTCGCCCGGTATCGCCGGTCGGCGCGGGACGTCGACGACGACGCGGCCCGGTCTGCGCATTTTCTCGCGTTCGGAGCAGGTCTTGCCGGCGCTCTGGCGGCGGCTTCCAAGTACTCGGCGGTCGTCCTCGTGCCCGTTGCACTCATCGCCGTGCTTGTCGCGGCGCCGACCGTTTCGCGTGCCGTCCGGTCCGCCGTGGCGTTGGGTGCCGGTTTCCTGACCGGCCTCGCGCTGGGATTGCCGACGCTCGCGCTGCGCTTTCACGAGACCGTCAGCGCCCTGCGAATCCAGACCGGGTTGTACGAGTATTGGGAGGCCACGGCGTCGTACTGGCAGAGCGCGGTTCAGACGTACGAGCTCGGCGTTCCGCTCCTTCTCTGCGCGGCTGCCGGCCTGTGGCAGATGCTGCGTCGGCGTGAGCACCGCGCCACCGCCTGGACGTGGCTGCTTTTCGCGACTCTCCTCACCCTTCCCTTCCTGCGTTATGGCTTTCAACCTTTCCGCAACCTGCTTCCGCTCTGCCCGCTCGTGGCCGTCGCGGGGGCCCACTTCATCGTCGGCGCGTTCGGAAGGCCGCAAGGCGAGAAGTCGTCCCTCAGGGCTCGATCTGTCGGAGTCCTTGCTGCCGTCGCGGTGGCCCTCTCCTTCGGGGCCGGCCTCGTTCGATTTCATGACGGTCTCGTCC
- a CDS encoding glycosyltransferase family 39 protein, with protein sequence MTGGPLRAPLATLAILAVAIVGVLGVLPSLASPDLNWCYPFMGPDSWDWLVNGLYWSGAPVQASFRPPGLPLVIALLHRLAALPLLPYLNFAMLGLAALLLHRLVRLRHSSVVAALAVLLFVSNGSLFGYTRFVMAEVWTLPFLIVAAIAFIRAAERPRSYLLCAFLLSVSFLFHYAGAVVGVGLGLAVLLYRREILFTRWPWLALAVASPLPASWMVVREIHNRSSENSHLVVGLVRPSLENSWYYAVVATALVSLVALPLYVAGFARLFPRRGSRLAPWAQAVLLPFLALAIFFVLVYSWADKRFLYYLFPFALAIASEGVALIVAWGRRGRWQAASATLLLLVVALWNRIPYPAGSHRLLALTPRNFLDAAEGLHSAKDRSVAAAWSAGLLATDGFLSFQGPPLTCMSPLERAATPQLRSLLAEHLEPAAPIAFAGRGGDATAYWVDTNRLTLALERPVVKPGGPRYVLRRLEEPDPHALTTVGPWEVFDLADKGIGHQQRRRKQRPKTTPQQLPAAVSLE encoded by the coding sequence ATGACGGGCGGCCCCTTGCGCGCCCCTCTTGCCACACTGGCGATCCTGGCGGTGGCGATCGTGGGAGTCCTCGGTGTCCTGCCTTCGCTCGCCAGCCCGGATCTCAACTGGTGCTATCCGTTCATGGGGCCCGACTCCTGGGACTGGCTGGTCAACGGGCTCTACTGGAGCGGCGCACCGGTTCAAGCGAGCTTCCGGCCGCCCGGGCTGCCGCTGGTCATCGCGCTGCTCCACCGTCTTGCGGCGCTCCCGCTCCTGCCCTACCTCAACTTCGCGATGCTCGGCCTCGCGGCCTTGCTGCTCCATCGCCTCGTGCGTCTGCGGCACTCGTCGGTCGTCGCAGCGCTCGCCGTCCTGCTCTTCGTCTCGAACGGCTCGCTCTTCGGCTACACGCGCTTCGTCATGGCCGAAGTCTGGACGCTGCCGTTCCTCATCGTGGCCGCGATCGCTTTCATCCGGGCCGCCGAGAGACCGCGCAGTTATCTGCTCTGCGCGTTTCTCCTCTCGGTGAGCTTTCTGTTCCACTACGCCGGCGCAGTGGTCGGCGTCGGCCTCGGACTGGCGGTGCTCCTCTACCGCCGCGAGATTCTCTTCACGCGCTGGCCCTGGCTCGCTCTGGCCGTCGCATCCCCACTGCCGGCCAGCTGGATGGTGGTCCGGGAGATCCACAACCGCTCGAGCGAAAACTCCCATCTCGTCGTGGGGCTCGTCCGGCCCTCCCTCGAGAACTCCTGGTACTACGCCGTCGTAGCGACGGCCCTGGTGAGCCTCGTCGCGCTGCCGCTCTACGTCGCGGGCTTCGCCCGGCTCTTCCCGAGGAGAGGCAGCCGACTCGCTCCCTGGGCGCAAGCGGTGCTGCTCCCGTTCCTCGCGCTGGCGATCTTCTTCGTCCTGGTCTACAGCTGGGCGGACAAGCGCTTCCTCTACTACCTCTTCCCCTTCGCTCTCGCGATCGCCTCCGAAGGCGTCGCCCTGATCGTGGCCTGGGGTCGCCGCGGGCGCTGGCAAGCCGCCTCGGCGACCCTGCTCCTCCTTGTCGTCGCGCTCTGGAACAGGATTCCTTATCCGGCCGGCTCGCACCGGCTGCTGGCTCTCACACCGCGCAATTTCCTCGACGCCGCGGAAGGGCTGCACAGCGCCAAGGATCGGTCCGTCGCGGCCGCCTGGTCGGCGGGCCTCCTCGCCACGGATGGGTTCCTCTCGTTCCAGGGCCCTCCTCTGACCTGCATGAGTCCCCTGGAGCGAGCGGCGACGCCACAGCTGCGCAGCCTCCTGGCAGAGCATCTCGAACCGGCTGCCCCGATCGCTTTCGCCGGCAGGGGCGGAGATGCGACCGCCTACTGGGTGGACACCAACCGCCTAACCCTCGCTCTCGAGCGCCCGGTCGTCAAGCCCGGCGGCCCCCGCTACGTCCTGCGCCGCCTCGAAGAGCCCGACCCGCACGCCCTGACGACAGTTGGCCCCTGGGAGGTCTTCGACCTGGCGGACAAGGGCATCGGCCACCAACAGCGGCGTCGCAAGCAGCGACCGAAGACGACGCCGCAGCAACTCCCTGCTGCTGTGAGCCTCGAGTAG
- a CDS encoding class I SAM-dependent methyltransferase, which yields MRLLDKFKLRPSSGAPSASALPIETPTALRVIDEHFTPESALDLETYIAAGDLTAIHHLARYLWARELLPTGRSNVLDLGCGSGYGSFLMAQARPEASVIGVVYDEQAVDHARRHHQLDNLTFAAGDPTDWERTIGGSQLDAIACFDVIEHVQHRELLLEGVAGHLHPQGLFLFSTPCASDSNNLKPGWEHHRIEYSTASLYDFLGRYFSEVSLSEDSSFPGRALFEGLHARGVLYELRLNPVICRKPIRIPNPYRS from the coding sequence ATGCGACTGCTAGATAAATTCAAGCTGCGCCCGAGTAGCGGTGCCCCGTCCGCTTCCGCACTTCCCATCGAGACCCCCACGGCACTTCGAGTCATCGACGAACACTTCACTCCTGAATCGGCGCTCGACCTCGAGACTTATATCGCTGCCGGCGACCTCACGGCCATTCACCACCTGGCACGGTATCTCTGGGCGAGGGAGCTCCTGCCCACCGGCAGATCGAACGTCCTCGACCTGGGTTGCGGAAGCGGGTACGGCAGCTTCCTCATGGCCCAGGCTCGTCCAGAAGCCAGCGTCATCGGAGTCGTCTACGATGAGCAGGCAGTGGATCACGCAAGGCGGCATCACCAGCTGGACAACTTGACCTTTGCAGCGGGCGACCCGACTGATTGGGAACGGACCATAGGCGGCTCGCAGCTCGACGCCATCGCCTGCTTCGATGTCATCGAGCACGTTCAACATCGCGAACTGCTCCTCGAAGGGGTAGCGGGGCACCTTCATCCCCAAGGGCTATTTCTCTTCTCGACTCCGTGCGCCTCCGACAGCAACAATCTGAAACCCGGCTGGGAGCACCATCGCATCGAATACTCGACGGCGAGCCTCTACGACTTCCTCGGCCGCTACTTCTCCGAGGTGAGCCTTTCGGAAGACTCGTCGTTTCCTGGACGCGCTCTGTTCGAAGGTCTGCATGCGCGCGGCGTGCTCTACGAGCTCCGTCTGAATCCGGTCATCTGTCGCAAACCGATCCGCATCCCCAATCCCTATCGATCTTGA
- a CDS encoding class I SAM-dependent methyltransferase — protein sequence MDGGLGLFRWVHLLEAFERAGAPRSVLSVGSGEGLHEALLARHFSTTSVCGVDLRQPQVELSLPNLEYLQGNLLDPEFAARLPPADLVYSIECLEHIVDDRGVFARMVQLVRPGGWIYLEVPFASEAEQADPEVCRREFEAHEHVRPGYAARQLEALARDQGLADVRVAGAFWFPIQPMVWLASRHLTAPAVADHWRSFLAVAELDLREAVPQSRAEATAIKLLARLPR from the coding sequence TTGGATGGGGGTCTGGGTCTCTTCCGCTGGGTCCACCTGCTCGAGGCTTTTGAGCGCGCGGGCGCGCCGCGCAGCGTCCTTTCCGTCGGCAGCGGCGAGGGACTGCACGAGGCGCTGCTTGCCAGGCATTTCTCGACAACAAGTGTGTGTGGCGTCGACCTTCGTCAGCCGCAGGTCGAGCTCTCCTTGCCGAACCTCGAGTACTTGCAGGGCAACCTGCTCGACCCAGAGTTCGCAGCCAGGTTGCCGCCGGCCGACCTCGTCTACTCGATCGAGTGCCTCGAGCACATCGTGGACGACCGCGGTGTCTTCGCGAGGATGGTGCAGTTGGTCCGGCCGGGCGGCTGGATCTACCTCGAGGTGCCCTTCGCAAGCGAAGCGGAACAGGCCGATCCAGAGGTCTGCCGGCGGGAGTTCGAGGCGCACGAACATGTCCGTCCCGGCTATGCAGCGCGCCAGCTCGAAGCCCTCGCGCGGGATCAAGGGCTAGCGGACGTTCGCGTCGCCGGAGCCTTCTGGTTTCCCATCCAGCCGATGGTCTGGCTGGCGAGTCGACATCTCACGGCGCCCGCCGTCGCCGACCATTGGCGGAGCTTCCTCGCCGTCGCGGAGCTCGACCTGCGGGA